The proteins below are encoded in one region of Purpureocillium takamizusanense chromosome 11, complete sequence:
- the NMD5 gene encoding Nonsense-mediated mRNA decay protein 5, variant 2 (COG:U~COG:Y~EggNog:ENOG503NV4X), protein MDSAAVRGLLAASLDADADNRRRAELQLKQVEEHGGFMDCLFQILQAEQDASVRLSTVIYIKNRVNRSWYQSDQFSNETLIPEDEKSRIREILVPILATSEGPVRQQLVPVLQRILQCDFPSRWPRFIEFTMELLNTNSPSSVHAGLQCLLALCRAFRYKSTESQDRAHFDSIVETSFPRLMAICNELVNQESDEAGEMLHLALKAYKHATWLELSPYLRQQQVNIAWCTVFLQTVSKAAPASSMQGDQFDREKHHWWKAKKWAYFNLNRLFIRHGNPSSPGKGDDAAQFAKDFTANIAPEILKHYLQEIEKWVAKTSWLSRPCLSYTLVFLDESVRPKEMWTHLKPHLTNLVTHFVFPVLCLSEEDIEQFEEEPEEYLHRKLNYFEEASAPDVAATNFLVNLTKNRRKETFEILKFVNAVVNEYEQSPDDKKNHVAKEGALRMIGTLAPVILSKKSPIADQVEYFLVRYVFPDFTSAQGYLRARACDTIEKFEQLNFQDQNNLLTIYRHILDCMADAALPVRVTAALALQPLIRHDVIRTSMQQSIPTIMQQLLKLANEADIDALANVMEDFVEVFATELTPFAVALCEQLRDTYLRIVRELLEKETRAGDDGELYAEYDDKSITALGVLQTIGTLILTLESTPDVLLHIEAVLMPVIKITLENKLYDLYNEVFEIIDSCTFAAKGISPNMWQAFELIHTTFKAGAEYYLEDMLPALDNFVQYGVPQLVQKPEYVQALYSMVADMFTDSVQGGVERICACKLAEAMMLSLRGHIDTCVEGFIVMAMNILSAQEVKIKSYKIHLMEMVINSIHYNPMLTLQVLENKGWTNRFFSLWFGSMTSFSRVHDKKLCIVAISALLSVNHEQVPASVSVGWPRLLQGITELFRTLPNAMKNREEALRDDFQLESAYDYGEDDEWDEDEANWNGEEEVTEEGTAETKDESKAYLDFLNDEAQKFSRAIDDGDDDELGEDSVLLESPLDKIEPYQLFKATLMSKSSSNQRRWCGIE, encoded by the exons ATGGACTCTGCTGCTGTCCGAGGCTTGCTCGCCGCGAGCTTGGACGCCGATGCGGACAaccggcgccgggctgaGCTGCAGCTGAAGCAG GTCGAGGAACATGGCGGTTTCATGGACTGCCTGTTTCAGATACTCcaggccgagcaggacgcGAGCGTCCGACTTTCTA CCGTCATCTATATCAAGAATCGCGTTAATCGTTCCTGGTATCAATCCGATCAGTTCTCCAACGAAACATTGATACCCGAAGATGAGAAGTCTCGCATCCGAGAGATATTGGTGCCCATCCTGGCAACCTCCGAAGGTCCAGTGCGCCAGCAACTCGTCCCCGTCCTCCAGCGCATCCTCCAATGCGACTTCCCGAGCCGATGGCCTCGCTTCATCGAGTTCACGATGGAGCTGCTGAACACGAACAGCCCCAGTTCCGTCCACGCTGGTCTCCAGTGCCTCCTTGCGCTTTGCCGTGCCTTCCGTTACAAGTCGACGGAGAGTCAGGATCGGGCTCACTTCGATAGCATTGTGGAGACCAGCTTCCCTCGTCTGATGGCAATCTGCAATGAGCTGGTGAACCAAGAGAGTGACGAGGCCGGTGAGATGTTGCACCTGGCCCTCAAGGCATACAAGCACGCCACCTGG CTCGAGCTATCCCCGTACCTGCGGCAGCAACAGGTTAACATCGCGTGGTGCACTGTCTTTCTTCAGACCGTGTCCAAGGCTGCCCCAGCAAGCTCCATGCAAGGTGACCAGTTTGACCGAGAGAAGCATCATTGGTGGAAAGCCAAGAAGTGGGCATACTTCAACCTCAACCGATTGTTTATCAG ACACGGAAACCCGTCGAGCCCTGGAAaaggtgacgatgccgcgcagTTTGCCAAGGACTTCACGGCCAATATTGCCCCCGAGATCCTTAAGCACTACCTCCAGGAGATCGAGAAATGGGTGGCCAAAACATCGTGGCTCAGCCGTCCTTGCTTGTCTTACACACTCGTCTTCCTCGATGAGTCGGTGCGTCCCAAGGAGATGTGGACGCACCTAAAGCCGCACCTGACCAACCTTGTAACGCACTTTGTCTTCCCTGTTCTATGTCTGTCGGAGGAGGATATTGAGCAGTTCGAAGAAGAGCCAGAGGAGTATCTTCACCGGAAGCTCAATTACTTCGAAGAAGCCTCCGCGCCTGATGTTGCGGCTACCAACTTCCTCGTTAACCTTACCAAGAACCGCCGGAAGGAGACCTTTGAGATCCTGAAGTTTGTCAACGCGGTTGTCAACGAGTATGAGCAGTCTCCGGACGATAAGAAGAATCACGTCGCCAAGGAGGGTGCTTTGAGGATGATTGGCACCCTCGCTCCCGTCATCCTCAGCAAGAAAAGTCCCATCGCCGATCAGGTCGAATATTTCCTGGTGCGCTACGTGTTCCCCGATTTCACCAGCGCGCAAGGCTATCTCCGTGCGAGGGCTTGCGACACAATCGAGAAGTTCGAGCAACTCAACTTCCAGGACCAGAACAATTTGCTTACCATCTACCGCCACATCCTGGACTgcatggccgacgcggcgctaCCCGTCCGGGTAACCGCGGCCCTCGCTCTGCAGCCTCTCATCAGACATGATGTGATCCGAACCAGCATGCAGCAGAGTATCCCAACAATCATGCAGCAGCTCTTGAAGCTGGCAAATGAGGCTGATATCGATGCTCTCGCTAATGTCATGGAGGACTTTGTGGAGGTTTTCGCGACGGAGCTGACTCCATTTGCAGTCGCACTCTGCGAGCAACTTCGCGACACGTACCTGCGCATCGTGCGCGAGCTCTTGGAGAAGGAGACCCGggccggtgacgatggcgagctcTATGCCGAGTATGACGACAAGAGCATCACTGCCCTTGGTGTTTTGCAAACAATCGGCACCCTGATTCTCACCCTTGAGAGCACCCCTGATGTGCTACTCCACATCGAAGCCGTCCTGATGCCGGTGATTAAGATCACCTTGGAGAATAAGCTATACG ATCTCTATAACGAGGTGTTCGAGATTATTGACAGCTGCACCTTTGCCGCAAAGGGCATTTCGCCGAACATGTGGCAGGCATTTGAGCTGATCCACACCACGTTCAAGGCTGGCGCCGAGTACTACCTCGAGGAcatgctgccggcgctggaCAACTTTGTTCAGTACGGTGTGCCTCAGCTGGTGCAGAAGCCAGAATACGTTCAGGCGCTTTATTCCATGGTGGCCGATATGTTCACCGACAGCGTCCAGGGTGGCGTCGAGAGAATTTGTGCTTGCAAGCTTGCCGAAGCCATGATGCTGAGTCTTCGCGGTCACATCGACACTTGTGTAGAGGGCTTCatcgtcatggccatgaaCATTCTCTCCGCCCAGGAGGTCAAGATCAAGAGCTACAAGATTCATCTCATGGAGATGGTCATCAACTCCATTCACTACAACCCCATGCTCACCTTGCAGGTGCTGGAGAACAAGGGCTGGACGAATCGCTTCTTCAGCTTGTGGTTTGGCAGCATGACATCTTTCAGCCGTGTCCACGACAAGAAGCTGTGCATCGTGGCAATCTCCGCACTGCTCAGTGTGAACCATGAACAGGTCCCCGCCAGCGTGTCCGTTGGGTGGCCGCGCTTGCTTCAGGGCATCACGGAGCTCTTCAGAACCCTTCCGAATGCTATGAAGA ACCGAGAAGAGGCTTTGCGCGATGACTTTCAGCTCGAATCTGCTTATGACtatggcgaggacgacgaatgggacgaagacgaagccaACTGgaacggcgaggaggaggtcaCAGAAGAGGGAACTGCCGAGACCAAGGATGAGAGCAAGGCTTACTTGGACTTTTTGAATGACGAG GCACAAAAATTCAGTCGTGCTattgatgacggcgacgacgacgaacttGGGGAGGATAGTGTCCTTCTCGAGTCGCCTTTGGACAAGATTGAGCCGTATCAGCTCTTCAAAGCCACCCTGATGAGTAAGTCGTCTTCCAACCAAAGGCGATGGTGTGGCATCGAGTGA
- the NMD5 gene encoding Nonsense-mediated mRNA decay protein 5 (COG:U~COG:Y~EggNog:ENOG503NV4X), translating to MDSAAVRGLLAASLDADADNRRRAELQLKQVEEHGGFMDCLFQILQAEQDASVRLSTVIYIKNRVNRSWYQSDQFSNETLIPEDEKSRIREILVPILATSEGPVRQQLVPVLQRILQCDFPSRWPRFIEFTMELLNTNSPSSVHAGLQCLLALCRAFRYKSTESQDRAHFDSIVETSFPRLMAICNELVNQESDEAGEMLHLALKAYKHATWLELSPYLRQQQVNIAWCTVFLQTVSKAAPASSMQGDQFDREKHHWWKAKKWAYFNLNRLFIRHGNPSSPGKGDDAAQFAKDFTANIAPEILKHYLQEIEKWVAKTSWLSRPCLSYTLVFLDESVRPKEMWTHLKPHLTNLVTHFVFPVLCLSEEDIEQFEEEPEEYLHRKLNYFEEASAPDVAATNFLVNLTKNRRKETFEILKFVNAVVNEYEQSPDDKKNHVAKEGALRMIGTLAPVILSKKSPIADQVEYFLVRYVFPDFTSAQGYLRARACDTIEKFEQLNFQDQNNLLTIYRHILDCMADAALPVRVTAALALQPLIRHDVIRTSMQQSIPTIMQQLLKLANEADIDALANVMEDFVEVFATELTPFAVALCEQLRDTYLRIVRELLEKETRAGDDGELYAEYDDKSITALGVLQTIGTLILTLESTPDVLLHIEAVLMPVIKITLENKLYDLYNEVFEIIDSCTFAAKGISPNMWQAFELIHTTFKAGAEYYLEDMLPALDNFVQYGVPQLVQKPEYVQALYSMVADMFTDSVQGGVERICACKLAEAMMLSLRGHIDTCVEGFIVMAMNILSAQEVKIKSYKIHLMEMVINSIHYNPMLTLQVLENKGWTNRFFSLWFGSMTSFSRVHDKKLCIVAISALLSVNHEQVPASVSVGWPRLLQGITELFRTLPNAMKNREEALRDDFQLESAYDYGEDDEWDEDEANWNGEEEVTEEGTAETKDESKAYLDFLNDEAQKFSRAIDDGDDDELGEDSVLLESPLDKIEPYQLFKATLMKMQQEQPQYYASLAGHLSAEEQNMIQTVMAKADEVAAEQARQEQLLAQQGQLAGGAPPS from the exons ATGGACTCTGCTGCTGTCCGAGGCTTGCTCGCCGCGAGCTTGGACGCCGATGCGGACAaccggcgccgggctgaGCTGCAGCTGAAGCAG GTCGAGGAACATGGCGGTTTCATGGACTGCCTGTTTCAGATACTCcaggccgagcaggacgcGAGCGTCCGACTTTCTA CCGTCATCTATATCAAGAATCGCGTTAATCGTTCCTGGTATCAATCCGATCAGTTCTCCAACGAAACATTGATACCCGAAGATGAGAAGTCTCGCATCCGAGAGATATTGGTGCCCATCCTGGCAACCTCCGAAGGTCCAGTGCGCCAGCAACTCGTCCCCGTCCTCCAGCGCATCCTCCAATGCGACTTCCCGAGCCGATGGCCTCGCTTCATCGAGTTCACGATGGAGCTGCTGAACACGAACAGCCCCAGTTCCGTCCACGCTGGTCTCCAGTGCCTCCTTGCGCTTTGCCGTGCCTTCCGTTACAAGTCGACGGAGAGTCAGGATCGGGCTCACTTCGATAGCATTGTGGAGACCAGCTTCCCTCGTCTGATGGCAATCTGCAATGAGCTGGTGAACCAAGAGAGTGACGAGGCCGGTGAGATGTTGCACCTGGCCCTCAAGGCATACAAGCACGCCACCTGG CTCGAGCTATCCCCGTACCTGCGGCAGCAACAGGTTAACATCGCGTGGTGCACTGTCTTTCTTCAGACCGTGTCCAAGGCTGCCCCAGCAAGCTCCATGCAAGGTGACCAGTTTGACCGAGAGAAGCATCATTGGTGGAAAGCCAAGAAGTGGGCATACTTCAACCTCAACCGATTGTTTATCAG ACACGGAAACCCGTCGAGCCCTGGAAaaggtgacgatgccgcgcagTTTGCCAAGGACTTCACGGCCAATATTGCCCCCGAGATCCTTAAGCACTACCTCCAGGAGATCGAGAAATGGGTGGCCAAAACATCGTGGCTCAGCCGTCCTTGCTTGTCTTACACACTCGTCTTCCTCGATGAGTCGGTGCGTCCCAAGGAGATGTGGACGCACCTAAAGCCGCACCTGACCAACCTTGTAACGCACTTTGTCTTCCCTGTTCTATGTCTGTCGGAGGAGGATATTGAGCAGTTCGAAGAAGAGCCAGAGGAGTATCTTCACCGGAAGCTCAATTACTTCGAAGAAGCCTCCGCGCCTGATGTTGCGGCTACCAACTTCCTCGTTAACCTTACCAAGAACCGCCGGAAGGAGACCTTTGAGATCCTGAAGTTTGTCAACGCGGTTGTCAACGAGTATGAGCAGTCTCCGGACGATAAGAAGAATCACGTCGCCAAGGAGGGTGCTTTGAGGATGATTGGCACCCTCGCTCCCGTCATCCTCAGCAAGAAAAGTCCCATCGCCGATCAGGTCGAATATTTCCTGGTGCGCTACGTGTTCCCCGATTTCACCAGCGCGCAAGGCTATCTCCGTGCGAGGGCTTGCGACACAATCGAGAAGTTCGAGCAACTCAACTTCCAGGACCAGAACAATTTGCTTACCATCTACCGCCACATCCTGGACTgcatggccgacgcggcgctaCCCGTCCGGGTAACCGCGGCCCTCGCTCTGCAGCCTCTCATCAGACATGATGTGATCCGAACCAGCATGCAGCAGAGTATCCCAACAATCATGCAGCAGCTCTTGAAGCTGGCAAATGAGGCTGATATCGATGCTCTCGCTAATGTCATGGAGGACTTTGTGGAGGTTTTCGCGACGGAGCTGACTCCATTTGCAGTCGCACTCTGCGAGCAACTTCGCGACACGTACCTGCGCATCGTGCGCGAGCTCTTGGAGAAGGAGACCCGggccggtgacgatggcgagctcTATGCCGAGTATGACGACAAGAGCATCACTGCCCTTGGTGTTTTGCAAACAATCGGCACCCTGATTCTCACCCTTGAGAGCACCCCTGATGTGCTACTCCACATCGAAGCCGTCCTGATGCCGGTGATTAAGATCACCTTGGAGAATAAGCTATACG ATCTCTATAACGAGGTGTTCGAGATTATTGACAGCTGCACCTTTGCCGCAAAGGGCATTTCGCCGAACATGTGGCAGGCATTTGAGCTGATCCACACCACGTTCAAGGCTGGCGCCGAGTACTACCTCGAGGAcatgctgccggcgctggaCAACTTTGTTCAGTACGGTGTGCCTCAGCTGGTGCAGAAGCCAGAATACGTTCAGGCGCTTTATTCCATGGTGGCCGATATGTTCACCGACAGCGTCCAGGGTGGCGTCGAGAGAATTTGTGCTTGCAAGCTTGCCGAAGCCATGATGCTGAGTCTTCGCGGTCACATCGACACTTGTGTAGAGGGCTTCatcgtcatggccatgaaCATTCTCTCCGCCCAGGAGGTCAAGATCAAGAGCTACAAGATTCATCTCATGGAGATGGTCATCAACTCCATTCACTACAACCCCATGCTCACCTTGCAGGTGCTGGAGAACAAGGGCTGGACGAATCGCTTCTTCAGCTTGTGGTTTGGCAGCATGACATCTTTCAGCCGTGTCCACGACAAGAAGCTGTGCATCGTGGCAATCTCCGCACTGCTCAGTGTGAACCATGAACAGGTCCCCGCCAGCGTGTCCGTTGGGTGGCCGCGCTTGCTTCAGGGCATCACGGAGCTCTTCAGAACCCTTCCGAATGCTATGAAGA ACCGAGAAGAGGCTTTGCGCGATGACTTTCAGCTCGAATCTGCTTATGACtatggcgaggacgacgaatgggacgaagacgaagccaACTGgaacggcgaggaggaggtcaCAGAAGAGGGAACTGCCGAGACCAAGGATGAGAGCAAGGCTTACTTGGACTTTTTGAATGACGAG GCACAAAAATTCAGTCGTGCTattgatgacggcgacgacgacgaacttGGGGAGGATAGTGTCCTTCTCGAGTCGCCTTTGGACAAGATTGAGCCGTATCAGCTCTTCAAAGCCACCCTGATGA AAATGCAACAGGAGCAGCCGCAGTACTACGCCAGCCTGGCCGGGCATCTTTCTGCAGAAGAGCAAAATATGATCCAGACCgtcatggccaaggccgacgaggtggcTGCCGAGCAGGCGCGACAGGAGCAGCTCTTGGCGCAGCAAGGGCAATTGGCCGGCGGGGCGCCGCCTAGCTAG